A stretch of Coccidioides posadasii str. Silveira chromosome 2, complete sequence DNA encodes these proteins:
- the PNC1 gene encoding NAD(+) salvage pathway protein (EggNog:ENOG410PMV9~COG:V~BUSCO:12570at33183), whose product MDATDANNGFRPALIVVDMQEDFCYPNPLGVRGGRELVPLINELIGYPGFVLRIATQDFHPATHISFATNHPAPNNKPFESYITMKNPAPGKESITMPQRLWPVHCVQHTPGAELLPGIEKDKFDLIVRKGMDERVEMYSAFADAFGNTDCVASGGASADLETALRENQVTDVFVVGVAGSYCVKFTAIDAMERGFNAYVIEEGTRCVDEGDVWNETKAELAGHGVKVVRLDGPEVGMIKRSV is encoded by the exons ATGGATGCGACAGATGCTAACAATGGCTTTCGGCCAGCTCTCATCGTAGTGGACATGCAGGAGGACTTCTGCTATCCG AATCCTCTTGGTGTTCGCGGTGGACGTGAGCTTGTCCCGTTAATAAACGAACTAATTGGGTACCCGGGATTCGTCCTCAGAATTGCGACTCAAGATTTTCACCCCGCGACCCACATCTCCTTTGCTACAAACCACCCGGCACCGAATAACAAACCATTCGAGTCGTATATAACTATGAAAAACCCCGCGCCAGGCAAGGAGTCTATAACCATGCCTCAGCGCCTGTGGCCCGTGCATTGCGTGCAGCACACGCCCGGCGCGGAACTACTTCCTGGGATTGAGAAGGATAAATTTGATTTAATAGTCAGGAAAGGGATGGATGAGAGGGTAGAGATGTATTCTGCGTTTGCGGATGCGTTTGGGAACACGGACTGTGTGGCTTCCGGGGGTGCAAGCGCGGACCTAGAGACGGCGCTGAGGGAGAACCAGGTGACGGATGTGTTTGTGGTGGGTGTCGCAGGGAGTTACTGCGTCAAGTTTACGGCTATCGATGCGATGGAAAGGGGATTCAATGCCTACGTGATTGAGGAGGGTACTAGGTGTGTTGATGAGGGGGACGTGTGGAACGAGACGAAAGCCGAATTGGCTGGTCACGGTGTTAAGGTTGTTCGGCTTGATGGGCCAGAGGTTGGAATGATAAAAAGAAGTGTGTGA
- a CDS encoding uncharacterized protein (EggNog:ENOG410PN0C~COG:S~BUSCO:12851at33183), with translation MPNCSAPASIPTTDELPAAATAVTQLASKITETEPLPYWLVNVSPEQWPSECPEFLRNLPEKSIKILSTPDYEYVRQDWQLVKQITATNQIHLFHRVPSDLRKYLEYMAKIKATYGSVLDFIIKERLRWDDLKPKSLRPFEHSDDYKVLYNDWPYGVEEDIVHLVVWTKFELEDDPATDDLTPQARREIDDFVGRVFRSKVPSQQVVWFKNWKSLKSVHSVEHFHIMLKAPDMAFVHEITNGDVPLVAKVRAQ, from the exons ATGCCAAACTGCAGTGCCCCCGCATCGATTCCAACAACCGATGAACTCCCGGCCGCCGCCACAGCGGTTACTCAGCTCGCCAGCAAAATAACGGAAACAGAGCCGCTGCCTTACTGGCTGGTCAACGTCTCGCCAGAGCAATGGCCGTCGGAATGTCCAGAATTTCTTCGGAACCTGCCAGAGAAATCGATCAAGATTCTTTCGACCCCTGACTACGAATACGTCCGGCAAGATTGGCAGCTGGTCAAGCAGATAACAG CAACTAATCAAATCCATCTGTTCCACCGTGTGCCGTCGGACCTGAGAAAGTATCTTGAGTACATGGCCAAGATTAAGGCGACTTATGGTTCTGTCCTCGACTTTATCATCAAGGAACGGCTGCGCTGGGATGACTTGAAACCCAAGAGTTTACGGCCTTTTGAGCATTCAG ATGACTACAAGGTTCTATATAATGACTGGCCATATGGGGTTGAAGAGGACATCGTACACTTGGTAGTGTGGACAAAGTTTGAGCTTGAAGATGATCCCGCGACGGATGATTTGACCCCTCAGGCCAGGAGAGAGATTGACGACTTTGTTGGACGGGTGTTCAGATCAAAGGTCCCGTCACAACAG GTGGTGTGGTTTAAGAATTGGAAGTCATTGAAGTCGGTTCATTCAGTGGAACATTTCCATATTATGCTAAAGGCGCCAGACATGGCATTCGTGCACGAGATCACGAATGGCGACGTGCCCCTGGTTGCAAAGGTCCGAGCTCAATAG
- the RPC34 gene encoding 34-kDa subunit of RNA polymerase III (C) (BUSCO:183801at4751~EggNog:ENOG410PFKU~COG:K~BUSCO:8904at33183) translates to MASSSSAGPRAKASKDVNELASVLYDKCISGFSADHLFYQQDLLGLGVIPNNDVALLMKCAQSLVDQSLFRLLHGKDDRLAWKVVEQSDAEKLQNLNAEERLVYNVIHSTGRQGVWTKTIKARTNLHQTIMNRCLKSLEAKNYIKSVRNVKYPQRKIYMLAGLQPSEEVTGGAWFTDGVLDADFIHSLGVWIERWVSARSWYDTEKADRQKKKRKLENDTLKSTESQYIPYLPSYGGYPTVIDITKAINASGLTPVTLGEGSIAQLLEMLCYDGRLISLRDGAAYKSVKKPNQISLQRELGLQAPGAGKDTSDQDQLTLGSNGMTEVPCGRCPVFSLCNEGGPVNAENCEYFQDWLQGRLSF, encoded by the exons ATGGCCTCGTCCTCTTCAGCTGGCCCAAGGGCCAAAGCGTCAAAAGACGTAAATGAGCTTGCCTCGGTTCTTTACGATAAATGTATTTCGGGGTTTTCTGCCGATCACCTGTTCTACCAGCAGGACCTGCTGGGGTTGGGCGTTATTCCGAATAACGATGTTGCTCTCTTGATGAAATGCGCTCAGTCCCTTGTGGACCAGAGCTTGTTCCGTCTGCTCCATGGTAAAGATGATCGGCTTGCTTGGAAGGTCGTCGAACAGTCAGATGCAGAGAA ACTTCAAAACCTCAATGCCGAAGAACGCCTAGTATATAATGTCATTCATTCCACCGGCCGCCAGGGCGTCTGGACCAAGACAATTAAAGCGCGAACCAATCTACACCAGACTATCATGAACCGATGTTTGAAGTCACTCGAAGCGAAGAACTACATCAAATCAGTACGCAATGTCAAATACCCACAGCGCAAGATCTACATGCTGGCTGGATTGCAGCCGAGCGAGGAAGTCACTGGAGGAGCCTGGTTCACGGATGGTGTTTTGGATGCAGATTTTATACACAGTTTGGGTGTTTGGATAGAGCGTTGGGTTAGCGCAAGGAGTTGGTACGATACCGAAAAGGCCGATCGgcaaaagaagaagagaaagttAGAAAACGACACCCTGAAGTCCACCGAATCCCAGTATATCCCCTATCTACCCTCATACGGAGGCTATCCCACCGTAATCGACATCACCAAAGCGATCAACGCTTCAGGCTTGACTCCTGTCACATTAGGAGAAGGAAGTATAGCGCAACTTCTCGAGATGCTTTGCTACGATGGCAGGCTAATCTCCCTTCGTGATGGAGCGGCTTACAAAAGTGTTAAAAAGCCTAATCAGATATCTCTCCAGCGGGAGCTCGGCCTCCAGGCCCCGGGGGCTGGAAAGGACACGTCCGATCAAGATCAGCTTACTCTCGGAAGTAATGGCATGACCGAAGTGCCATGTGGCAGATGCCCAGTCTTCTCACTCTGTAACGAAGGCGGACCTGTCAATGCAGAAAACTGCGAATACTTCCAGGATTGGTTACAAGGACGTCTTTCGTTCTAA
- a CDS encoding uncharacterized protein (EggNog:ENOG410PIM1~COG:I~BUSCO:3700at33183), producing MEPSSSTAGFFQSPPVIPPSIEDDSIFRRVVSLHLPNPIPQHLYQDLTQFSNLVLSKPIQSHIADAERNLPSVKPLTTFGVENKQDSLFTGEGWRTLQDIGIKEGIVASGYEKASGGDLWNNRVYQSLKFFLWVPSAAMVTCPSAMTDGAACLLGRHLDGENGEIFAEARRRLTSRDPSIAWTSGQWMTERKGGSDVRGTETVARKLSGAEKLETDGVDAHGMPLGPWRIDGFKWFSSATDANMTILLAKTSKDGAVSAFYAPLRRRVRGGNSETELNGIRIQRLKNKLGTKPVPTAELELKGMRAYLVGKEGQGVKEISTLLNITRLQNAIAAVSYWGRGLAISKAYAKVRAVRNTMLMDMPAHVRKLARDHVKYAANTHLTFLVAALLGVSEGQESGRTPAAQANIVPQTPQQAHALLRLLTPMVKAQTALRAIKGVRACMENLGGVGYLENEDPLFNIARIFRDACVLSIWEGTTDIMADDVVRVVKGREGPQCLAVLGAWVSNALNVSNSKGFHNEARQLQRVWEQWLTGVNNKDKEQLKWEGRNYLRDLEHVVCGCLLILDASRDQDDIAREIARRWILGDDASQGSWKAQAAWDKRIVFGAQPRNSRL from the coding sequence ATGGAGCCATCTAGCTCTACCGCCGGCTTCTTCCAAAGCCCACCGGTCATCCCTCCCTCGATCGAAGACGATAGCATCTTCCGTCGCGTGGTTTCCCTTCACCTTCCAAACCCTATTCCGCAACATCTGTACCAAGACCTCACGCAGTTCTCCAACTTGGTGCTTTCCAAGCCGATCCAGTCGCACATCGCTGATGCAGAGCGTAACTTGCCATCTGTGAAGCCTCTTACAACTTTTGGTGTGGAAAACAAGCAAGATTCTCTATTTACCGGTGAAGGTTGGCGGACGCTTCAAGATATCGGCATCAAAGAGGGAATCGTTGCGAGTGGCTATGAGAAAGCAAGTGGTGGAGACCTTTGGAATAACCGGGTATACCAAAGCTTGAAATTTTTCCTCTGGGTACCAAGCGCAGCGATGGTGACGTGTCCCAGTGCGATGACGGATGGAGCAGCTTGCTTATTGGGGAGGCATCTAGACGGAGAGAATGGAGAAATATTCGCGGAAGCTCGGAGACGACTTACCAGTCGCGACCCGTCCATTGCGTGGACAAGTGGCCAGTGGATGACGGAACGTAAGGGAGGGAGCGATGTCCGTGGCACGGAGACGGTAGCCAGAAAACTTTCAGGGGCGGAGAAACTGGAAACGGACGGCGTGGATGCCCATGGTATGCCGCTGGGGCCGTGGCGCATTGATGGGTTCAAATGGTTTTCATCGGCGACCGACGCCAATATGACCATACTGCTTGCGAAAACAAGCAAGGATGGAGCGGTGAGCGCATTTTACGCCCCCCTACGCAGAAGAGTAAGAGGAGGAAATAGCGAAACTGAATTGAACGGGATCCGGATTCAGCGACTCAAGAACAAATTGGGCACCAAGCCCGTACCTACAGCAGAATTGGAACTCAAAGGCATGAGGGCATATCTAGTCGGAAAGGAAGGCCAGGGAGTCAAAGAGATCTCTACCCTCCTGAATATAACCAGATTACAAAACGCTATTGCGGCTGTAAGCTACTGGGGCCGCGGCTTGGCCATATCGAAGGCTTATGCAAAGGTGAGAGCGGTGAGAAACACGATGTTGATGGACATGCCAGCACATGTTAGAAAATTGGCACGAGACCATGTGAAATACGCTGCCAACACACACTTGACATTTCTCGTGGCAGCTCTGTTGGGCGTTTCTGAGGGCCAAGAAAGCGGCCGTACACCCGCAGCCCAAGCGAACATCGTTCCTCAAACTCCACAGCAGGCGCATGCCTTATTGCGCCTTCTTACACCCATGGTCAAAGCGCAGACAGCGCTTCGAGCAATTAAGGGAGTACGCGCATGCATGGAGAACCTTGGCGGTGTTGGATATCTTGAGAACGAAGATCCACTATTCAATATTGCGCGAATCTTTAGAGATGCGTGCGTTTTGAGCATCTGGGAAGGAACCACAGATATCATGGCCGACGACGTCGTCCGCGTAGTCAAGGGAAGAGAGGGTCCGCAATGCCTGGCAGTCTTAGGTGCTTGGGTCTCAAATGCACTAAACGTATCCAATTCCAAGGGATTCCACAATGAAGCCCGACAGCTCCAGCGGGTATGGGAGCAGTGGCTTACGGGCGTCAATAACAAGGATAAGGAGCAGCTGAAATGGGAGGGGCGAAATTATCTGCGGGACCTCGAGCATGTGGTTTGTGGCTGCCTCCTGATTTTGGATGCATCAAGAGATCAGGATGACATTGCGCGAGAGATTGCCCGGCGCTGGATCCTTGGAGACGATGCTTCGCAAGGGTCTTGGAAGGCACAAGCTGCATGGGATAAGCGCATTGTATTTGGCGCTCAGCCCAGAAACTCCCGATTGTGA
- the HOS2 gene encoding histone deacetylase (EggNog:ENOG410PGMA~COG:B~BUSCO:4927at33183), which translates to MARSTIVQEYGAPPIPNQTLALDAKTANEVEHDIVKRPKGYRVSWHANPAVEPHHFGSNHPMKPWRLTLTKQLVLAYGMHHAMDLYLSRSATYEEMAEFHSTDYLEFLTQVMPADMESTAQVETLARFNFGDDCPVFDGLYNYCSLYAGATLDAARKLCNNQSEIAINWSGGLHHAKKSEASGFCYVNDIVLGILQLLRIHPRVMYIDIDVHHGDGVEQAFWSTDRVLTVSFHKYDKENFFPGTGPLDSTGPSHPLNPGAHHSLNVPLNDGIEDNDYIALFKAIIGPCIRTYQPGAIVLQCGADSLGCDRLGCFNLNIRAHGACVAYTKTFGLPTLVVGGGGYTPRNVSRLWAYETAICLEAESDLNPVLPDSLKFRNHFRPDCTLFPPLSEMRKVENKNSKAYLDSLVQSTMEQLRYIKGAPSVQMSVIPPDILGLREEIEKELEEEKLLGEEEKEDRDGAGVNTLGIGGSRPSRRKDQEKGLGVRGELYT; encoded by the coding sequence ATGGCCCGATCCACTATTGTCCAAGAATACGGCGCGCCACCGATTCCAAATCAGACATTGGCCCTTGACGCCAAAACTGCAAACGAAGTCGAACATGACATCGTCAAACGGCCCAAGGGCTACCGTGTATCGTGGCACGCTAATCCTGCTGTTGAACCGCACCACTTCGGCTCTAATCACCCCATGAAGCCATGGCGACTCACTCTCACAAAGCAACTCGTTTTGGCCTACGGCATGCACCACGCGATGGACTTGTATCTGTCCCGGTCGGCGACGTACGAGGAAATGGCGGAGTTCCATAGTACGGACTACCTCGAGTTTCTCACCCAAGTGATGCCTGCAGACATGGAGTCAACGGCCCAAGTCGAGACCCTCGCCCGTTTCAACTTTGGCGACGACTGCCCGGTCTTCGATGGACTCTATAACTATTGCTCGCTATACGCCGGTGCAACCCTAGATGCAGCGCGTAAACTTTGCAATAATCAATCTGAAATCGCTATAAATTGGTCTGGTGGCTTGCACCACGCTAAGAAGTCCGAAGCCAGTGGTTTCTGCTACGTTAACGATATCGTTCTTGGAATCCTTCAGTTACTCCGAATCCACCCGCGGGTGATGTATATCGACATCGATGTGCATCATGGCGATGGAGTCGAACAAGCGTTCTGGTCTACAGACCGTGTCCTCACGGTTTCTTTCCACAAATACGATAAGGAAAACTTCTTCCCCGGCACCGGACCTTTAGACAGCACTGGCCCCTCACATCCGCTCAACCCCGGCGCTCATCACTCCCTGAATGTCCCTTTAAACGACGGCATCGAAGACAACGATTACATTGCCCTCTTCAAAGCCATTATCGGACCCTGCATCCGCACCTACCAACCCGGCGCAATCGTCCTCCAATGTGGTGCCGACAGTCTTGGCTGCGATCGCCTCGGTTGCTTCAACCTTAACATCCGCGCACACGGCGCCTGCGTCGCATACACCAAAACCTTCGGTCTACCCACCCTCGTCGTCGGCGGAGGTGGCTACACCCCTCGCAACGTCTCGCGGCTCTGGGCTTACGAAACAGCCATCTGCCTCGAAGCCGAAAGCGACCTCAACCCCGTTCTTCCGGACTCCCTAAAGTTCCGCAATCACTTCCGTCCCGATTGCACATTATTTCCGCCTTTGTCGGAAATGCGGAAAGTTGAGAATAAAAATTCTAAAGCGTACCTGGACTCGTTGGTGCAGAGTACAATGGAGCAATTGAGATACATCAAAGGTGCGCCCAGTGTGCAAATGAGTGTGATTCCACCAGATATATTAGGCTTGAGGGAGGAAATCGAGAAGGAGCTTGAAGAGGAGAAGTTGTTgggcgaagaagaaaaagaagatcgTGATGGTGCGGGTGTCAACACGCTGGGGATTGGAGGGTCAAGACCTAGCAGAAGGAAAGACCAAGAGAAAGGCTTGGGGGTTAGAGGAGAGCTGTACACATAA
- a CDS encoding uncharacterized protein (EggNog:ENOG410PH63~COG:T~BUSCO:5693at33183): protein MRPISDTLSSFAPAGNKSSTADESSQPTSPGVEDETVVEPDQGNVLSHIISQLRPGADLSRVVLPTFILEPRSMLERITNFMAHPETLLDMPKIDDPLQRFVSVVRFYLSGWHIKPPGVKKPLNPILGEIYTCYWEYPDKSHGYYISEQTSHHPPKSSYFFMVPEHHIRIDGTLKPRSRFLGNSAASMMEGIAILQFLNRGTEKHGERYIVTQPNMYARGILFGKMKYELGDHSYVRCPENNLVADVEFKTKGYFSGTYNAIGGSIKNEATGEIYYELSGFWNGEMYIKDVATGKRELLFNATNAKHSPPLTRPLEEQEPRESQRLWHSTTQALLARNHEVATEEKTKIEDRQREEAAQRADKGVEWRPRLFRRVKGGPGGPEEGEEDLDWILNAIIDPQDPKLATRQILAVAPILKGQVVNHQFDIPAHCPSSHHSSTPNSVTKEQSNNLIDLGNDGAADQRETTKNNGSGELVDLLSGSGNEGQKQISLTMSPLQPTISDQGHPTRRRDSESSGVDEFVDAQD, encoded by the exons ATGCGGCCCATATCTGACACTTTATCTTCCTTTGCACCTGCAGGCAACAAGTCATCCACCGCGGATGAATCGAGCCAGCCTACCTCACCTGGCGTCGAAGATGAGACGGTCGTGGAGCCTGATCAAGGCAATG TCCTGTCTCACATCATCTCGCAACTACGGCCCGGCGCAGACTTGAGTCGCGTGGTCCTACCCACGTTTATCCTCGAGCCACGTTCCATGCTGGAGAGAATCACAAA TTTTATGGCCCATCCGGAGACTCTCCTCGACATGCCCAAGATCGACGACCCACTCCAGCGATTTGTATCCGTGGTCAGATTTTATCTCAGCGGCTGGCATATCAAACCTCC AGGTGTCAAGAAGCCCTTGAATCCAATTCTAGGGGAAATTTACACATGTTACTGGGAGTATCCAGATAAGAGCCACGGCTACTATATTTCGGAACAGACGTCGCATCATCCTCCCAAGTCGAGCTACTTCTTCATGGTTCCCGAGCATCATATCCGTATCGACGGTACCTTAAAGCCGCGAAGCCGATTCTTGGGGAATTCCGCCGCAAGCATGATGGAAGGGATAGCTATTTTGCAATTTCTGAATCGAGGAACAGAAAAGCATGGTGAAAGATA CATCGTTACACAGCCAAATATGTATGCGAGGGGAATATTATTCGGCAAAATGAAGTACGAGCTTGGCGACCACAGCTATGTAAGATGTCCTGAAAACAACCTGGTCGCAGACGTGGAATTCAAAACCAAAGGCTACTTCTCCGGAACCTATAATGCTATTGGAGGTTCGATAAAAAACGAAGCTACCGGAGAAATATACTATGAACTCTCTGGGTTCTGGAACGGAGAGATGTATATCAAGGATGTGGCT ACCGGGAAAAGGGAGCTCCTCTTCAACGCCACAAATGCCAAGCATTCACCACCTCTCACTCGGCCTCTTGAGGAGCAAGAGCCACGGGAATCCCAAAGGCTTTGGCATTCAACAACCCAGGCCTTGCTTGCAAGGAATCATGAAGTAGCTACCGAAGAAAAGACAAAGATAGAGGACAGGCAACGCGAAGAAGCGGCTCAGCGAGCCGACAAGGGCGTGGAATGGCGCCCAAGGCTATTCAGGCGCGTCAAGGGTGGACCTGGTGGCCCcgaagaaggagaagaggaTCTTGACTGGATCTTGAATGCCATTAT TGATCCACAAGACCCAAAGTTGGCTACACGTCAAATTTTGGCGGTGGCGCCGATATTAAAAGGACAAGTCGTTAACCATCAGTTTGATATTCCCGCACACTGTCCATCATCTCACCATTCCAGTACACCCAACTCAGTCACCAAGGAGCAGTCTAATAACCTTATCGACCTTGGAAATGATGGAGCTGCAGATCAGCGAGAAACTACGAAAAACAATGGATCAGGAGAGTTGGTGGATTTGCTCAGCGGCAGTGGAAACGAAGGCCAGAAACAGATATCTTTAACAATGAGCCCTCTGCAGCCAACAATCAGCGACCAGGGCCACCCAACAAGGAGAAGAGATTCTGAATCGTCAGGCGTGGATGAATTTGTTGATGCTCAGGATTGA